The bacterium sequence CTCCAGCGGCCAAACGCCGCGAGCGGGCGCTCACTCGGAAGGAGGGGAGGCACGACAGAGTGAGATCCCGGGACGGGTGTGGCACGGGGGGAGCGCACGGGAACGCAGAGGCGCGAGAAAACACGGTCACTCGAGCCAACGGTTCCTGCCCGCCCCCGACATCACAACACGCAAGGGGGAATGAAATGGGCAGCATGAGGAACATTGCGGTAGCTGTCGCGACCGCGCTCGTGTTTGCCATGGTTGCTCCCGCTTTCGCACAGCCGTTCGCGGACGTGCCCACGAACCACTGGGCATACGACGCGATCGCTGAGTTGGCGGCGAAGGGCCTGATCGAGGGCTACCCCGACGGGACCTTCAAGGGCGACCGGGCCATGACGCGGTACGAGATGGCGATGGTAGTGGCACGGCTGCTGGCGCGGATCGAGAGCATTCAGATCCCCGCGCCGACGCCGCCGGAAGTCACGAAGGCAGACCTCGACGCGATCAACCGGCTGGTGAACGAGTTCCGGGCGGAACTGGCCGCGTTGGGTGTCCGTACCACGGCGATTGAAGAAGAGTTGAACGCGATCAAGGCGCGGTTGGACAACGTCCGGATCACGGGCGGCCTCCGGTTCCGCGAAGACATCGCGCGGAACAGCTACGGTTCAGGGAGCGGGTTGAACCTGACCGGCGTGTCCCAGACCGTCGTCGGCGGGACCGCGAACGGGACCGGACCGGCGTTTAACCTCGGGACCGTTGGCGTGAACGCCAGCGCGGGTACCGTGGGTGCCGGTACGGCGCAGTTCCTGCAGGGTGCTGGCGGGGCGAGCAGCCCGTTCGGCATCAACGGGAACCCGCGTACGTCCCAGATCGACGCGAGCAACTTCCCGACCACGAACCGTCCGCGGTACGAGTTCAAGCTCGGGTTTGACGGTTCCGTCACACCCGACATCCACTACGTCATCGGCCTCCTGAGCGCCGGTGGCTACCAGATCTTCAACAGCGGCCAAGAGGGCATTTCCGGCACCGGCGGTCTCGCGTTCGGCAGCGAGGGTGCCTCCAGCGCGTTCGGCAACGGCGCGTTCGGCGAAATCGACAGCGCGTTCCTGGACTGGCGGAACGCGTGGGGCCTGCCGCTTGAGATCATGCTCGGCCGGTTCGGCAACAACACGCCGTGCGGCGGCGGCTGCTACCCGATTCAGTGGGGTCCGTTCGGCCTGATCATGAACGACAACACGGACACCTGGGAAGATTCCACCGCAAGCGGTGGGTTCAACCAGGCGGACGGCCTGCGGATCGATTCCCACATTCCGTCGCTGGCGGACTTGAACTTTGAGTTCGCGATCATCCGGATCCAGGGCGGTAACAGCGGTCCGTTCGGCGGCACCGCGAGCCCGGCGATCAGCGGCGGTCAGTACCTCTTCGGCGAGGATGCCTACGGCGCGAACGCCAACATCCAGGTCATCCCTGGCCTCCGCGTCGGCCTCGACTACGTGGCCAACACCATCACCCCGAACAGCCCGACTCCTGGGCCGGGTGGGTTTGGCAACGCGGCCCAGTGGCACGTCTACGGTCCTAGCGGCGGCTCGCTCAACCCGGGCCTCGGGACCTCGGCGCTCGCCACGAACGGGTACCACTGCGTGTCGGTCACCGCGACGAGCGGCCCCGGCATCGCGTGTCCCGCAGCCGGCAACGGCTGGGACGGCTATCTTGACTGGACGATCGTGCCGGGCGTGAACTTCGACGGCGAGTACGCACAGTGGAACGATACCGTGTTCAACACCAGCGACAACGGCTACAAGGTCAACGTGCACTGGGACCTCGGCGCGTTGCTGGGCGTCGGCCACAACTTCGCGATGGACACGGGCTACGTCAACTACGGCCAGAACTTCTACGCGCCGTACGGCAGCCAGGAGATCGACACCAACCAGAACGGCAGCCTCTACCCTGGCAACGCCAACGCGTTTGAAGTCGGGCTGAGCATCTCGCCGTGGACCGGCTGGACGCTCTACGGGTCCGGCGCGTTCGGCAACTTCGCCTCGAACGGTCAGACGCTCTCCACGTACGAGGCGGGCATTGTGTACAACTTCGTGCAGAATGCCAACATCACGTTCAAGGTTCGCGAACTCAAGATCGCGAACATTGAGCAGTTCCTGCTGTACCGGGCGCAGATCGACTACAGCTTCTAACAGGCGCTCGGGTGTTCAAGGCGGCGGCTCCCCGGGAAACCGGGGAGCCGCCGTTGCTTCTCCCCGAACCCGCTTTGGACCCATCTGTACCACGCGGAGGACGTGCGTGGATCCACGTGACCGGTTGATCGTCGCGCTCGACATGCCCTCGCTCGCCGACGCGGAAGGTCTGGCAGACGGTCTCCGGGGCGTCGTGCGGTGGTTCAAGATCGGATCGCACCTATTTACGACCGCCGGGCCGGATG is a genomic window containing:
- a CDS encoding S-layer homology domain-containing protein, which codes for MGSMRNIAVAVATALVFAMVAPAFAQPFADVPTNHWAYDAIAELAAKGLIEGYPDGTFKGDRAMTRYEMAMVVARLLARIESIQIPAPTPPEVTKADLDAINRLVNEFRAELAALGVRTTAIEEELNAIKARLDNVRITGGLRFREDIARNSYGSGSGLNLTGVSQTVVGGTANGTGPAFNLGTVGVNASAGTVGAGTAQFLQGAGGASSPFGINGNPRTSQIDASNFPTTNRPRYEFKLGFDGSVTPDIHYVIGLLSAGGYQIFNSGQEGISGTGGLAFGSEGASSAFGNGAFGEIDSAFLDWRNAWGLPLEIMLGRFGNNTPCGGGCYPIQWGPFGLIMNDNTDTWEDSTASGGFNQADGLRIDSHIPSLADLNFEFAIIRIQGGNSGPFGGTASPAISGGQYLFGEDAYGANANIQVIPGLRVGLDYVANTITPNSPTPGPGGFGNAAQWHVYGPSGGSLNPGLGTSALATNGYHCVSVTATSGPGIACPAAGNGWDGYLDWTIVPGVNFDGEYAQWNDTVFNTSDNGYKVNVHWDLGALLGVGHNFAMDTGYVNYGQNFYAPYGSQEIDTNQNGSLYPGNANAFEVGLSISPWTGWTLYGSGAFGNFASNGQTLSTYEAGIVYNFVQNANITFKVRELKIANIEQFLLYRAQIDYSF